One genomic segment of Impatiens glandulifera chromosome 6, dImpGla2.1, whole genome shotgun sequence includes these proteins:
- the LOC124942898 gene encoding zinc finger protein AZF3-like, with amino-acid sequence MALEALNSPHKVEETVDHHSSDQKWTKKIRSKRSRTDSSSSTSTMTEEEYLAFCLIMLARNGRSEGIIAGISEPDLSTISKSLSYNCNVCHKSFNSYQALGGHKASHRKSTTADDQSQSQSQPQPSTTSSAINLLNPSGRMHECSICHRSFTTGQALGGHKRRHYEGGAAAVAAAAATSSSIEGAGSSYQQQQHDFDLNLPALPELGLGLSVDCRMKSKLDEEQEAESPLTMKKPRLSMSNFN; translated from the coding sequence ATGGCTCTAGAAGCATTGAATTCTCCTCACAAAGTAGAAGAAACTGTCGATCATCACTCGTCCGATCAGAAATGGACGAAGAAGATTCGATCCAAACGTTCAAGAACcgattcatcatcatcaacatcaacgATGACCGAAGAAGAATATTTAGCTTTCTGCCTAATCATGCTCGCTCGTAACGGAAGATCTGAAGGTATTATTGCAGGAATTTCTGAACCAGATCTATCTACAATCTCTAAATCACTTTCCTATAACTGCAATGTCTGTCATAAATCATTCAATTCATATCAAGCTCTCGGCGGTCATAAAGCAAGTCATCGCAAATCAACAACCGCCGATGATCAATCTCAATCTCAATCGCAACCGCAACCGTCAACAACATCTTCCGCTATAAATCTGCTTAATCCGAGTGGACGTATGCACGAATGTTCGATCTGTCATAGATCGTTTACTACTGGACAAGCGCTCGGCGGTCATAAACGTCGTCACTACGAAGGCGGTGCTGCCGCCGTTGCCGCGGCGGCGGCGACGTCGTCGTCGATTGAAGGAGCTGGATCGAGTTATCAACAACAGCAGCATGATTTTGATCTGAATTTGCCGGCGTTGCCGGAATTAGGGCTTGGATTGAGCGTTGATTGTAGAATGAAAAGTAAATTGGATGAAGAACAGGAAGCGGAGAGTCCTTTGACGATGAAGAAACCGAGATTATCGATgtcaaatttcaattaa
- the LOC124941662 gene encoding mitotic checkpoint protein BUB3.2, with amino-acid sequence MTAVAQVPGRELSNPPSDGITNLRFSNHSDHLLVSSWDKSVRLYDASADIMRGEFMHGGPVLDCCFHDDSSGFSASADHTVRRLVFNVGKEDILGMHDAPVRCIEYSYATGQVITGSWDKTVKCWDPRGASGQERALVGTYAQPERIYSLSLVGNRLVVATAGRHVNIYDLRNMSQPEQRRESSLKYQTRCVRCYPNGTGYALSSVEGRVAMEFFDLSEAGQSKKYAFKCHRKTEAGRDIVYPVNAIAFHPIYGTFATGGCDGFVNVWDGNNKKRLYQFSKYPTSIAALSFSRDGRLLAVASSYTYEEGDKTHEPDSIFVRSVIESEVKPKPKALPST; translated from the exons ATGACAGCCGTGGCTCAGGTACCTGGACGAGAGCTCTCCAATCCTCCTTCCGATGGCATCACTAATCTCCGTTTCTCCAATCATAGTGACCACCTCCTTGTTTCGTCTTGGGATAAG AGTGTTCGTTTGTATGACGCTAGTGCGGATATAATGAGAGGAGAGTTTATGCACGGTGGTCCTGTTTTGGATTGTTGTTTCCACGATGATTCTTCTGGATTCAGCGCTAGTGCGGATCATACTGTTAGGAG GCTGGTTTTCAATGTTGGCAAGGAAGATATCTTGGGAATGCATGATGCACCTGTGCGCTGCATTGAATATTCATATGCAACAG GGCAAGTGATAACTGGCAGTTGGGACAAAACTGTTAAGTGTTGGGACCCTAGAGGTGCAAGTGGGCAAGAACGAGCTCTTGTAGGGACATATGCACAACCAGAGCGCATCTATTCCTTATCACTTGTTGGCAACAGATTAGTAGTAGCAACTGCAGGAAGACATGTAAATATCTATGATTTGCGAAATATGTCTCAGCCAGAGCAAAGGAGAGAATCTTCTCTGAAATACCAAACAAGATGTGTTCGTTGTTACCCAAATGGCACAG GTTATGCTCTTAGTTCTGTTGAAGGTCGGGTAGCAATGGAGTTTTTTGACCTTTCAGAAGCTGGTCAATCCAAAAA ATATGCTTTCAAGTGTCATAGGAAGACTGAAGCTGGAAGGGACATTGTCTATCCTGTTAATGCAATCGCATTCCACCCCAT CTATGGAACTTTTGCAACTGGTGGTTGTGACGGTTTTGTGAATGTCTGGGATGGAAACAACAAGAAGAGATTGTATCAG TTTTCAAAATATCCAACAAGCATTGCAGCCTTATCTTTCAGTAGAGATGGACGGTTATTGGCTGTAGCTTCTAGTTACACATACGAAGAGGGCGATAAAAC GCATGAACCAGATTCGATCTTTGTTCGAAGTGTGATTGAATCCGAAGTGAAGCCGAAACCAAAAGCATTACCAAGCACCTAA